A region of the Equus quagga isolate Etosha38 chromosome 11, UCLA_HA_Equagga_1.0, whole genome shotgun sequence genome:
ACTTCCTTGAACCTCTACTGCAGTGGGGTTAGCATCTCCCACGAATGAGCTGAGAGTGTGCCTAGTGGCCTCAGTGATCACAATCTAATTAAAGAAAGGAAGATCCAAATCTCTCAAAATTCTGGTATTACTAGAATAATTGAAAAGTTGTAAGTCAGCAATTTTTAGAAAACTTGGAACCTTTTTAAAGTTTCTtgtggggctagcctggtggcacagcagttaagtctgcacgttttgcttcggcaacccaggatttgccagtttggatccctggtgcagacctgtgcatcacttgtcaagccattctgtggcaggcgtcccacatagaaagtagaggaagatgggcacgatgttaactcagggccagtcttcctcagcaaaaagaggaggattggtggcagatgttagctcagggctaatcttcctcaaaaaaataaaaaaaaataaaaataaaaaagtaaaatttgtttttgttcttcaagATAAATATAACATAGATGGCATAATATGTAGAAGTGAAATAAAGCATGATGGATGAGGATAAAATACAGATTATTTAATAGAAatagtttattcatccattttccCATTCTTCTTCATTGAGTgcctaccgtgtgccaggcactgtggtaagtAAGCCTTGAAAGGTGGAGAGCAATGACAAATGCAAAGGGTTTGAGGTTATCACCTTCAGTTTCCTGCCCCAGACCCTGAAGGATCTGGGAGAGGGGACCCCTACCCTAACTGTTTTCTGTTCTTAGGGTGCCTAGGGTCAAGGAACAGATCTCTCTGGTTGCTTTTTCCTGGGCctttagagaaatagaaaaacacagagaaagaacgTGGACTTTTGAATGAGGCACACCTGGCTTTGCCACCCATGCCACTGTGTATCTGAACCTCTCTAAGTTTCCTCATTGGTGGTGTTTACGGGGTTTTTGGGTGAAGATTCAATGCCAGATTGAGTGTGAACAGACCCAATATAGTATGTGCATGGCAGCGGCTCAACACAtgtttgtttctgtctttgcCTTTTATCTGCTCCGAAGTCGCTGGGAAAGGATGAAGCAGATGTGGAAGGGGAGTGGGCCACCTAGAACAGCATTCCCGGTCTGTAGTTCTCACAGGTGGATTATGTTCATGAGTACAACAAGGACGATAAATTGTGATGTTTTGTTAccttattctgtttcttttccacTGAAAAAATCATGGGAATGCAAGTGAGCAGAATAATGGTGTTATGAAAATGTGAATGTACCACAACTTTGATCATTTAACTATTATTTGTACCGCTTTATCTGTGATACACCTCACAGTTGACAGTGACTCAGCAGTGTTGCAACACTTTGCTTAAGAATAACTGATCTCAGATATCTCTGGAGATTTGGGAACTCTTGATATCAGCTCCCAACTCAGCCTCAGCTTCCCAGCCAGTCTCTAGTTCTGTGATATTCCAGATGAGGAAGGAAACGTGGCTGGGGCAGATGCCTAAGTGGCCCCATTGGAGTTCTCTGTGGAGCTAAGAGCTGACATGCTGTTAGGGAGGCTGAgtgttatctgtaaaatgttcTCCCCACACGCTCATCTCCTCAGGCCGCTCCTGCATTCCTACTTCTTTTCTCTGGGTCCTCCCTGTGACACTATCTTATTCAAGATATCATTCAGCACAGACTTTCTTCTTACCTTCCCTGGGTACTACCCAGACTCTGTCCTCATTTTCTTAGGCTCTTACCCCAGCTTTTTCCCCTTCAATCAGTCAATCAAACTCCTCTCTTAGTCCATGTTCCCCATTGACCTTTCCTTGGGATCTTGGGGGATTTGTCAGGGTTGAGGGTAATGTCCTAGGCTTGGATGCAGCTTTGTAGGACCTCTGCTCCCTTCACTCTGCAGCTTTGCCTCAGTACAGGACCTCAGGACCCGCCAACGTCTCCCGTGCTGCAGCCACCTGTCCTGGAGCAGTACTGCATACCAGGCTTGGGCCCAAGAGGCTGGACCAAGTGGGGTCCCCCTGCCCCGGGAACGGCTGATACTTGTAGGGACACTAACAGACCTACCAGGGGATTTGGAACAAGAGTGCAGGAATGGAAACCTCTATGTGAGAGATAACACTGGTATTCTGGGCTGTGAGGTGAGTAGGAAGAGGGAGGTCAGATGCCTCAGCTCCTAACAAGAATGGTGTCTAGAGAGCAAGGCACTCAAGCCTCTGAGGGAACAAAGGTGGAGGGGTGGATTGGATGCTAGAGTCCTGGTTTTAACCCTTGCCTTTGGTCTTTTCTAGCTCATAGATCTGGACCTTTCTTGGTTGGGCCATCTCTTTCTGTTCCCCAGTTGGAGTTACCTCCCTCCTGCCAGGTGGAGTTCCTCAGGGGAAGGGCATTTGGAGCTCTGGGGTGTCCCCGTGCCAGTGTTTCCCTTGACCATCAGTCCTGGTCCTCTCACCCCTATCCCTGTTCTCTACCCAGAAACTGCTTCCTGCCTGCTCAGGCACAGGTAATTCTTCCCtcggggggaggagggagcacttTGAAACTGGTAGGATGATGGCAGGTCagtgaaaggagggaaagaaagctATCAAGAGTAATATAGATGGAATGTTCCAACTCAAGGCAACGATAGGGCCTCTCAGAATGTTAAGAGCAGGAGTCTTCAAGGGAAATGTGCCTTATCTGAGGGCAAGAAGAGTTGAAAGGGGGTGTTTAGAATAATGGCTTTGGGCTACGGAAATTTTACATCACAGCTAGATTATTCTTTATAGTGTGAGGAAAGGCATTTGTAGGGAAAAATGACTTCTGAGTATCTCTTTACTTAGTGGATGGATGCTGCCTAATTCATGAATTGCTTAATATAGCTAGTTagatcttcaaattaaaaaaaagtcttcttcctctcctctttctacCTTTTTTAGAAGCAAGCTCGGAGTTGGACCAAAAAACCTGGCTGGGAAGCTCATTCGATTGAGTGCTCTGgtgaaaagtcaaaagaaagcttACTTCATCCTGACTCTTGGAGGATCATCCCCAGCTGGTGGCCAAGCTGGCAGCCATGTGTCTGTCATCGTACAGGTGAGGATTAGGGTCAATTCGGGGGTGTGGAGGTGTGGAATGGGTGttagaactctttttttttttcttttaagattttctttttcctttttctccccaaagccccgggtacatagttgtgtatttttagttgtgtattcttctagttgtggcatgtgggacgccgcctcagcatggcctgatgagcggtgccatgtccacgcccaggatccgaaccagcgaaacccagggccgccaaaacggagggggtgaactcaaccactcggctccggggctggccccagtgttaGAACTCTTAATAGGAAAGATCACATTGGAACCATATAGGAAAGGACAGCTGGGGAGAGTTGTTTTCTGGAACAGTGCTGCTGAGGGGAGATTCCAGGTAACGTCTTTCCTACGTACAGGAGGTGGGGAATAGACTTTTCTGCTGTACAGTTACTTGAGTAGACAACTTTTTTGTGccacattttgaaaaactgcCCGAATCACTTGTTTTACCCTTCCATTAGAAGGATGACCAAGAAAACTATCTTAACACCATTGAAACATTGAAtacatacactttttaaaaaacttggtACTTACTGTTGATTCTTTTTACATCAACtggtatgattttaaaaatcattagttTTTACACTGGTTGTTATGTGACTTACACAGTTATCTGAATAATGTTTCAAAAGCATTCAAAACAATTAAAGGATGGAAAGGTTCTCTAACTGCatatcagaaaaggaaactagGGCCCgcccggtgacgcagcggttaagttcgcacgttccgcttcttggtggcccggggtttgctggtttggatcccgggtgtggacatggcaccgcttggcacaccatgctgtggtaggtgtcccacatatttaacaaaaaaaaagagagagagaaagatgggcatggatgttagctcagggccagccttcctcggcaaaaagaggaggattggcagcagttagctcaggggtaatcttcctcaaaaaaaaagaaaaggaaactatgaaaTTTATTGGCACTCTAAGAATTCTTTCCTGTGTCTTTGTGAAACATGAGCTTGAATAACAGTGATTAGAGtgtaaaggaattaaaaatgcTTAGAAGCTGCCCAAATTTCTGATCCGGGTTTTTCTTCCTGGGTTAAAGAGGAGcttgtgtattttctttccattagAATGTTTTAAGTCTCCTAGAGACCAATTAAAAATTCTCTACAGAGTGGGGTTGGCTCACTCTTGTATTATATGTCAAGGGAGAGATCTCTGAAATGCACTTGAATTTCTGCAGGGTCACTAAAGTAGGGTAAGCCCTTTGGGTAGTTTATAATCTTATTGTAGGTTCTATATGgtacttatttataaaacatagaaTAATAGAAAACAGTTTGTAACTGCTGTAGCAGGTCAGCTAGAGTTTATTATGTGGAGGGGAGCCTTACAAGGGAGTTTCTTAGgtctgggtcttgaaggatggatGGAATTTGAATCactagaagagaagggaggataTTCAGGACTGGAGAATCACCTCTACCAAGATTTGACCTTTACTGAGCATGTGCTGTATGCTAGGCACTTGGGTCAGTTCAGAGGCACAAAATTGAATAAGAGAATTGTCCTCTGGAAGCTCTCAGCCAGAGAAGTCAGTCAGCTATTACTGTTAAGGATCATAAGTACTGTGGTAGATACATGCACATGCACGAGGCACTGTGTGGGTGCAGAGGTGGGCTTTGGAATAAGCCTGGGAGGTCAGGGGAGGAGTGGTCTTGGTATGTTTATAGGCTGCTGAAGAGGCATTGGAGACATACTGTTGCTTGAGATGACTCCAGTGAATCTCTTCTATGATAGAGGAATGAGATCATCTCTTCAAAATGAAGGATTGGGCtctgaaaagaggaggaaaggttCCGGGTAATTGCTGTGCTAGATAGTTGGAGATAAGAGATTGCTAAGCAGTGACAGGGGCCGAGCTGGAGAGGGTCAGCATCAGTCTTTGGTACTGGGGTGGCCTGGGTCTGTCTGCTTCAGGTAGGGTTTTTGTCTTACAAAAGGGGTTGAGGAAACAGAGCTGTGGTGATACAGTATTGGTAGACTGAAGGGTGAAGTTGGGTAAAAAGGACAGGATTCAGGGGATTGGCATTCAGATCCCAGCATTTGGGATCTGAGGAAGGGAAGGACCTCAATGTCTGAAGGAAGAAGGGGCTGTGATATTGGGAGGTCCTAGTGAGAGGTTAGAGGAAGTCTGATGAGCATGAGGGGGTGGTCAGGGGAGAGCGGAAACACCAGTATTCATTCATATACTTGTTTGTTCAGTGAAACTATTATTAACTACTTTTTTTGCACAAGTAGTAAGCTAAAGTGGGGTCTCAGTAATCCCTTCTGATGAGTGGTCACGTGCAGCGTCTCATTGCTGATACTCAGCTGGTTTTAGACTAGAAATGGAAGTCTGCGAAGTTGAGCACGGAGGACTGTGCAGTTCAATTATGTTCAGTCACAGTGTGTTTTGAAGCTCCTGAGAATGGCAGCAGTGCTCTGTTATGCCTGTGGGAGGAACATGCCCTAGAAGATTGTTATATTTATGAACAACACGGGAAACTTTTTTCCTTGTGCTTAAATTTCTTTGACAGCCACCCTTCTCCAGTCCGTATGATACCCTGTTGtcagatgtttatttttatttccccccttggatatttctcattttcctataaaataaagTCATCAGCATgtcatttctgggttttttcccctcatcttAGCTCTCCTGTCTTGTCTTCTGCAACTCCCAATAACATTCCTTCTCCATCCTGGCCAGTGTTTTCACTGCTATGCTCATTCTGAGTTCTGAACAAGTCTATGTTGTTGCCACCTACTTGAAtcatccttccctctcctctccacgtCACCAAACCAGAGCTGTCCTTCAAGACCCTGTTCAAGTTTCACTTCTTTCACTAGGCCTTCCTGATCATTCCAACCCATCCtgaccttctctttctttctctgaagcctTATCGAATGTGTATTGTTTTTGCCACTTGATCATACATGGCTCCATATTATTACTTGGGTTTGTGTCTGTGTTCCCCAGTGGTTTGAAATATGTTGGATAAGAGAGAACAGTCTATTATATTTCCCTTAACATCTATCCCAATATTGGATACATGGATATATGGATACATATAGCTAGTACATatagattaaataaatgaaagttgtTTGTATAGTATGGGGTGGggtaggaggaaaaaaaggcatAATTTTCTGAATGggatatttatgtattttggaggaAGTTTTAGGGATGGATTGTATCTTGTGGGAGGGATTAGGAAATATTTGGCAGCTCCTATGAGAGGGGAGAGATCCTGAAATTTTGATGACTTAAGATTTAATTGGCaaacagggaagaggaagaggcaaagaaaggcTTATGAGGAGCAGGTCTTTGAAATCGAATGATGGAAAGGGACTCTGGCAGAGGGGCAGCATCGTGGGAAGTGTCTCATGTACCATGTTGCCTGCCTCTGCACAAGCCAGGTCCCTGCCCAGCTGGTGTGGCACCGAGCCCTTTGGCCTAGTAGGGCCTATGTACTGACAGAGCTGCGAGTATCCAAGATCCGTGGTCATCGTTACTATGTTTGGACGACCAgtccctcctcccatctcttGCCACTGAAACCAGAGTGTGTGCGAGAGCTGGaactggagctggagctggatgGACCCCTCTTAGAGGCTGACCGCTCCAAGAGTGACCCCAAGCCACTCCCCAGGCCCAGCAACTCCCAAGACAAGAAGGATCAAAAAGGTCTTGTCCGGGACTCCAGACTCTTATCATACACGGTGAGCATAAGGGAGAGATCCTAGAACTCGAGGGGCAGCAAGTGGGGCTctccaaagaggaaggaaataggGATCAACTGGACCTTTGGCTTCTTTGCAGGGAACGGTCACTGGCGTGCTGAATCAGTCTGCTGGCCTCTATGAGCTGGATGGGCAGCTGGGGCTCTGCTTCGCCTACCAGCAATTCCATGGCCTTAGGCAGGTGGTGCGACCAGGAGTCAGTCTGGAGGTATGTGAGGGTTCAAGACTGGTGACAAAAAGAGGCCCTCTCAGCAGCTTCTCTTACCTTTATGGGCTGGTCTTTTTTTGCAGCAGGGTAGAAATGTCTTcagcaaaaatctaaaaataataagtgtgtgtgtgagactaGGGGGTGCTTTTGTTAAGAATGATATGGACGAGAGCTCAGATGAGAAGGGAGTAGAGTCTGGGGCACAGGGAAGAGGGGTTGGAGCCAGAGCATCTCCTTCACAGGAGGGCCTTCTAACTGGAGGAGGAGATGCTGGAGCTGAAGGGCAGGTGTAGGGCCAGGATGATCTCAGACAGCCTAGTGAGTAGCCAAAGCCTCACCAGCCAGGAGCCCCCTGGCTCACAGAAGACTGAGTGGAGCTTCTGGGAGATGAAGGCTTACTGAAGGGGGAGTGGGTTGTGATGGAAAGTGAAACGTGGAGGCTGGAAGGAAATAACCTGTAAAGGAGAAATTGTATTTCTCCTGGAACCCAGGCAGTGGAGAACTGCAGTTAACTCTACCTGGGCTCATTGAGTTGAGGGCTTCAcctctgctttttcactttttctgctTTCCCCCAGCTCCAGGATGTTCACCTCCTCCAGTCTGTGGGAGGAGGGACAAGAAGGCCAGTGCTAGCCCCCTGCCTCCGTGGTGCTGTTCTCCTTCGGGGCTTTTCTCGTCAGAAGCCTGAGACTCAGTCTTCCCACCAAGCCCAGGGGGCCTCCCTGTATGAGCAGCTGGTATGGGAACATCAGTTAGGACTTCCAGTCTACCTGTGGGCTACCAAGGCCCTGGAGGACTTGGCCCGCAAGTGAGGAAGATGAgggtctgggctggggaggcGGTGGGAGTAAGACATTTCCTCTGTAAGAGAAGCAGGGTTGTGGAAGAGTCAGGGTCTTTGGGGGAGTGACTCAGCTTCTTTCTGGCCCAGGCTGTGTCCCCATGTGCTCAGACACCACCAGTTCCTGCAGCGTTCCTCTCCTGGGAACCCCAGCCTAGGGCTACAACTCTTGACTCCTACCTTGGATGTTCTGGCTCCATCTTGCTGCCCCAGTCGGAATTCACACAATGAGATCCTTGAAGAGCCACATCACTGTCCACTCCAGCAGGTTTGAGGGTGGGGGGAAAGATGGGTGGCAGAGCTAATGCACTGGGGGACACCTGGAGCGCATGGGATGCACAAtctaatttctcttctctctgacaGTATGCTCGACTGCAGACTCCCTGCTGCTTCCCTACTCTGACCACCCTGAAAGAGGAAgggcagcacagggcctgggcctcCTTTGACCCTAAGACCCTTCTACCCCTCCCAGAGGCTTCTCACTTGCCCAGTTGCCAGCTTAATCAGCGCCTGGCCTGGTCCTGGCTCTGtctgctgccctctgccttcCACCCAGCCCCGGTAAGTGGGGCTCCAGCAGGGACCAGGGGACTTCCTCTTTGTGCCATCCTTGCTACCACTACCATAGTCATTTCTTGTCATCTTGACTGCACTAGCCTTTTAACTAGATTGTTCCATCTCTTCTTGGCTCCCTCTAATTCATTGTCCCTGCAGCAACTAAAAAGAGGTGGGATAAAGTATAACTTGGATTACAAAATTCTCTTGCGTTAAATCCTTGTTTCTCccaatgcatataaaataaaacccTAACTCTGTATTACGTCCTCTGAGGTCCTGCATGATCTCCTGCCTCTGACCTTGGTTTGTAcactttctctcctgctcctAAATTTGTGaatgcatgtttttttttctcccacatttGTCTTCCCCACTTGAATATAAGTTTTTTGAGGTCAGAGACCGTGTCTTTTTTTATTCACTTTGTAGTCTAacatttaacacagtgcctgacacatggtagacACTCAGTGTTTGTTTAGTAAATACCAGTCGGCTTCATCTCCTTGCAGGTTTTACTTGGGGTTCTGGTGGCTTCATCTCGTAAAGGTTGTCTGCAACTTCGAGACCAAAGTGgttccctcccctgcctccttctggCCAAGCACTCACAACCCCTCGCTGACCCCCAGCTCATAGGTTTGGAGTTCAGATGTGGAGGGAAGATGGTGGTGGGGTAGAGGTTTCAGAACAGGGGGCTTGGGAGGAAGCTTCTGCTGGGATTTGCTAGAGATGCTGAAGTGGCATGTGTTGATCAACAAGTTTTGGGAGTTTAGGAGACCAGTGTTGGCAGGTAGAGAAAAGGAGCAAGGGATTCCCTAGCCAGAACTGCAATTCCCAACATTCATTTCTCCCTCCATAGCTCCTGACAGGATGACAACTCACATTTCCTACATTCTTCCTTTGGAAGAATAATGGTCTTATTTGGGGTTATTGAGATTTTTAGACAAGGAAACCCTGGAGAGGATCTAAGCTCTAAGAGGTTCTTAGATCTAAGAACAGGTGTTTAAGAGATTTGTGACAAAGTAGAATTGAAGCCTTCCAGCATAGGAGGCCAGGGGTGGGACATGCAGACGGAACGATTTCTCCCTTGGAGGTAGCATCCCTCTAAGGTGGGGGTCAGGTCTGGACCTTCACACTGTGTTAGCGGAACAGCTCAGGCCTGGGTTGGGCAGTGAGACCTGCAGTGTGGTCTGCTTCACTGCATGTCCCACAGTTCTCTCCTCTTGCCAAAACAGAAAACTTTCTTCCTCTAGGCTGCCTGGTGCGGGTAGAGAGGTTCCAGTTGGTTGTAGAGAGGAATGTCAGAAGCACCTTCCCTTCCTGGAAGGAACTGAGCATGGCAGGCTTCATCCAGAAGCAGCAGGCCAGGTTAGCTCTGTGGGGTAGTGGCTGTGCTTGCAGtctctgaggggaggggaagggcctGATGCAGGTGCTGGAATGCTGGGGCCCACAACACCCAATGCCTGCACCACTAAGAAACctattccttttctctcctctcagagTCTATGTCCAGTTCTTTCTGGCCGATGCCCTGATCCTGCCTGTACCCAGACCCTTCCTTCACTCAGCCACCTCCTCAACACCTCCTAAGACAGTGCCTACCCTCCCAGGGGGTCCCCACGTGGAACAGAGCCGGCTATTCTTGTTGTCCCACAAGGAGGCACTGATGAAGAGGAACTTTTTTGTCCCCCCGGGTGCCAGTCTGGAAGTGCCCAAGCCCACCCTCAGTTTCCATGTATCAGGGAACTGGCTTGGGGGCacccagaggaaggaggggactGGATGGGGCTCATTTGAGCCCAAGGGAAATGAGAACAAAGATCAGAAGGTAAACTGGAACTGCAGACCTAGGATCTGACCTCCTGTGCCCCTGGCTCCTGTCTGAATGCCCAGgaccctgctctccctcctcacaGGTTCTCCTCATCTTCCTTGGCTCCTCAGTTCGCTGGTTTGAGTTCTTGCACCCAGGGCAAGTGTACCGACTCGTGGCTTCTGGCCCTCCCGTGAGTGGCCCACTTCATACCCTTCCCCAAAAGACGTTTTTTGGCACGGGGTCTGGAGAGGAAGTTCCAGGGTCTGGTCATTTTCAGGTCTCCTAGAAGGGTGGATCTAGATCAAATAGAAGGCCTGTCTGTGTCTAGACTACTTCCTTCACCAGGCttcagagataaaacaaaattgggTCATAGTATTTTACGAACCTCCCTCTGGATCTGGACACGCTTAGAGACAGTTGTCTTCCCATTTTCTGGCAGACGCCAATGTTGTTTGAGGAGGGAGGTTCATCCTGCATATCGCAGCGTCCTCTGGAGTTGGCAGGCTATGCCTCCTGCCTCACTGTTCAGGATGAGTGGACCGTGGAACTTGCAAGCTCCCAGGACATCCCAGGTGTGCTGGACATCAACAAGGCGCTGCCTGAATCCTCGCTGACCGACCTACTCAGTGCCAAGTAAATGACCACCAGCTTCTCCAGCCAATTTGgctgctctcttttcctctgccatGCTTGGGGTGGGTGAATAATTTGTTCTCTGTTACAGCATGTGTTTCTTTAACATGATTTAGCACCTAGAGGAACAATGTCAGTGTAAGATGGAAGTTGCATTTCGTCCCCAGTTTTCTCCCAGCATGTTACTGTTTTGAAATGATCATGGGCAGCATTTCTCACAATTCAGGAAAAGCcttagcaataaaaggaaatataaggaACATaaaagggctggccctgtggctgagtggttaaattctcgcgcttgctttggtggcccagggttttgccagttcggatcatgggcgcggacatggcactgctcgtcaggccatgctgaggtggtgtcccacatgccacaactaggaagacccacaactaaaatatacaactatgtactgggggaatttggggagaaaaagcaaaaaaaaaaaaaaaaagaaaatatataaggaCAAAAGTTGAAAATCTATAGAGAAGGGCCTTCAGTGCAAGAAGTGGCTGGCTTATAGCTTCAGGAACAACTATACTTTCCTCATGTAAGCTTTTTGGGGTGGCTGAAGAAGCCGTAGAGGTATTCCCCcctgtaaaagaaaaacagaccaGACAAAAACCCTACTGCATTGTATGTGTAATTTTTATGAAACTGGTCTCTATTAGAAGTGAATGTTTTGAGGAGCTATGATTTGAAGGAGGGGGCGTGGGCCCCATCATATAAATCCGCAAATGATGGACTGACTGAGATTCTAGGTGTAAATGTAAGTGGAGTGTAAATGCTGGTGTACTTGGCAAAGCCTCTGGTTACAGAGGGGTATACGTTTTGACTGGTCTGCCACAACCCTGTTTTTCCCATAAGCCCTGTTACTTTTAGCATGTGATTTGACACAGTGCAAAGTTTTCCAGGACCTTGTAAATGATATTCTAGCAGATACTTTAGCTCTTTTTTCTATCTTTGGATCTGACTCTCTCCATTCTCTGCTTTCTTATGCCTCCCTTCTCACTGTATTTCTCTGACCCTCCAGCTTCACCGATTCCTTGGTGTCTTTCTCAGCTGAGATTTTGTCACGCACACCGTGTGAGCCACTTTCGGCCCTTCTCTGGACGAAGCCTGGTAATGACACCTCTTTTGGGGGAAGGTATAGAATGGAGTGGTGGGACCTTGTGGTCCTGACAGATACTCAGATACTACTgacccctcccctttccttctgtAGGGAGCACTGGGGCAGTGAGAGGGTGTGTGAAGCTAACCGTGGCTCTGGAGACTGCTGGCTATGAATTCCCCCCTCACTTGGACATATATATCGAAGACCCACACTTGCCTCCCCCACTAGGACTTCTTCCGGGAGCCCGAGTCTATTTTAACCAGCTAGAGAAACGGGTTTCCAGGTAAAGATCTATGTAGCTGGCcttgcctcctctccctgctgatGCAGGTCTCTTAAATGCTCACCCCTACCTAACTACACTGCAACGACACCTCTTTGATGCTACGGTCTATATGTTACTCTGGCATTTATGCCCTCTACTCTCATGAGATGTTCCACACCAGTCCTCCCCTTATTCTTCCCTCTGCTTTGATAGAGCCAGCATCAGCACGCGTCCCTCAAGGCAAGTGGCCAGGCCTGTGATACGGTCCCAGCTCCGGCCTCAAAGTGACTTCTTTCTCATCATCACTCTTCCTCCACTTGCAGATCCCacaatgtttattgttgtttccGGTCATCTACTTATGTGCAGGTCCTGAGTTTTCCCCCGGATACCACAATCAGGTCAGTGCCCCAGGCCCTGATCCCCAAACTTCACGGCCCTGCATCTGCATCCCACACTTGTTCTGCCTCTGGAGTTTTTCCCATAACTACAGTCTTCTCCAATCCTAGCAAAATGTGTTGTCAGAAGGATTTCTTCTACTCCGAATAAAAAACGTCCAATGCCTATCATTTTACCTGAAAGATTTAGTGTTCTAGGGTCTTAAAGGCTTTTCAGTCTAAAATATAAATACCTTTCTTGGCTTGAACGACATCTTGGTTGTTCAAGCCTGAGAAATAATTGATGATGATCAGAGATCAAGAATCAAAATGGGGGCTGTGGGTCTTCCAGGAGAGCACAGCAGGCACTACTGTCCCCATCCCTGTGCCTGCTGAGTCCTTCCAGACACACACCCTGCTTTCAGAGTCCCTTTGGCTATTTGTTGACTACCacccccttctttctctttagtgCTCCCC
Encoded here:
- the CTC1 gene encoding CST complex subunit CTC1 isoform X1 produces the protein MAASSAQAPSCEQAWLEAAQAFIQETLCPPGKGPDVQLTHLVIDCVKTIWLSQGRSQGFTLPLSYSFASVQDLRTRQRLPCCSHLSWSSTAYQAWAQEAGPSGVPLPRERLILVGTLTDLPGDLEQECRNGNLYVRDNTGILGCELIDLDLSWLGHLFLFPSWSYLPPARWSSSGEGHLELWGVPVPVFPLTISPGPLTPIPVLYPETASCLLRHRSKLGVGPKNLAGKLIRLSALVKSQKKAYFILTLGGSSPAGGQAGSHVSVIVQVPAQLVWHRALWPSRAYVLTELRVSKIRGHRYYVWTTSPSSHLLPLKPECVRELELELELDGPLLEADRSKSDPKPLPRPSNSQDKKDQKGLVRDSRLLSYTGTVTGVLNQSAGLYELDGQLGLCFAYQQFHGLRQVVRPGVSLELQDVHLLQSVGGGTRRPVLAPCLRGAVLLRGFSRQKPETQSSHQAQGASLYEQLVWEHQLGLPVYLWATKALEDLARKLCPHVLRHHQFLQRSSPGNPSLGLQLLTPTLDVLAPSCCPSRNSHNEILEEPHHCPLQQYARLQTPCCFPTLTTLKEEGQHRAWASFDPKTLLPLPEASHLPSCQLNQRLAWSWLCLLPSAFHPAPVLLGVLVASSRKGCLQLRDQSGSLPCLLLAKHSQPLADPQLIGCLVRVERFQLVVERNVRSTFPSWKELSMAGFIQKQQARVYVQFFLADALILPVPRPFLHSATSSTPPKTVPTLPGGPHVEQSRLFLLSHKEALMKRNFFVPPGASLEVPKPTLSFHVSGNWLGGTQRKEGTGWGSFEPKGNENKDQKVLLIFLGSSVRWFEFLHPGQVYRLVASGPPTPMLFEEGGSSCISQRPLELAGYASCLTVQDEWTVELASSQDIPGVLDINKALPESSLTDLLSANFTDSLVSFSAEILSRTPCEPLSALLWTKPGSTGAVRGCVKLTVALETAGYEFPPHLDIYIEDPHLPPPLGLLPGARVYFNQLEKRVSRSHNVYCCFRSSTYVQVLSFPPDTTISAPLPHIYLAELLQGGQAPFRASASCHIVSVFSLQLFWVCAHCTSLCPQGRCTRQGPTCSAQTSISQASISFLVEDGTAEAVVACRNHQVAAALGLCPSEWTSLLEFVQGPGRVALQFTGPGAHLESSAKIDEPLTLFLRTLCTSPSVLRPIVLSFELERKPSKIIPLEPPQLQRFQCGELPFLTRVNPRIRLSCLSIQEPEHPSSVEAFVSSC